Genomic segment of Thermoanaerobaculia bacterium:
CTCTCGCCGGCGACGGTCGAGCGCGGCCGCGCGCTCTACCGCGCCAACTGCATCCAGTGCCACGGACAGGACGGCGCCGGCGACGGGTTCGGCGCGCCGTTCCTCACGCCGCCTCCGCGCGACTTCACGACGGCCGAGTTCAAGTTCCGGACGACGTCGGCGGGCGAGCTCCCGACCGACGAGGACCTCTTCCGCACGATCTCGCGCGGGGCCTCGGGGACCGGGATGCCGCCGTGGGGTTATCTCCTCTCCTCCGACGACCGCTGGGCGCTCGTGGACTACGTCAAGACGTTCTCGCCGCGTTTCACGTCGGTCCCGTCGCGGACGATGGCGGCGATCCCCTCGGCGCCCGGGCCGGGCGACGCCGCGCGCGGCAAGCTCGTCTACCAGCAGATGCAGTGCGCGAAGTGCCACGGCGACGACGGCCGCGGCGACGGCCCGTCGGCGCTGACGCTCCAGGACGCGAAGGGACGGCGCATCAACTCCCGCGACTTCACGAACCCGGGGGCCTTCCGGACCGGTTGGACCGACCGCGAGATCGTCCGGACCTTCCAGACGGGCTTGAACGGCACGCCGATGCCCTCCTACGCGGGGCTCATGACGCCGCGGCAGGCTTACGACCTCGCCGCCTACGTCCGCACCTTCGCGGGCCCCGGATCGGGCAACCAGCGGCGGCAGACCGCTCGGAGCATGGCCGGCCTCGGCTCGCCGTCGCGCGTGATCGAGCTCCGCGAGCATGCCTGGAGCTACGAGCCCAGGGAGATCCA
This window contains:
- a CDS encoding c-type cytochrome yields the protein MRRASLAGLAVVLAAALAASGCARKAERAFTSMTPAFLDVPIAKRPALSPATVERGRALYRANCIQCHGQDGAGDGFGAPFLTPPPRDFTTAEFKFRTTSAGELPTDEDLFRTISRGASGTGMPPWGYLLSSDDRWALVDYVKTFSPRFTSVPSRTMAAIPSAPGPGDAARGKLVYQQMQCAKCHGDDGRGDGPSALTLQDAKGRRINSRDFTNPGAFRTGWTDREIVRTFQTGLNGTPMPSYAGLMTPRQAYDLAAYVRTFAGPGSGNQRRQTARSMAGLGSPSRVIELREHAWSYEPREI